A window of the Streptomyces luomodiensis genome harbors these coding sequences:
- a CDS encoding SurA N-terminal domain-containing protein yields MIRRRTALTVSAASALLLSAPVLTACGDAPRPGAAAVLDGGRITVSELQAQVKDVREAQRNDPRAAQTIAGSGRLSQDTLIRMIQFRVIERAGEDNGINPTRREVQRARAAAEAQSGGAAALRALYLQQGIAPGQIDEAVRMDLTRNALLRKLGTAKVNEVFTRTSKALDIRVNPRYGKWDNTQGTAVLAKEAWLRTSGDTPEQA; encoded by the coding sequence ATGATCCGCCGCCGTACTGCGCTCACCGTCTCCGCCGCGTCCGCCCTCCTCCTCTCCGCCCCCGTGCTCACCGCGTGCGGCGACGCCCCGCGGCCGGGCGCCGCGGCCGTCCTGGACGGCGGCCGGATCACCGTGTCCGAGCTCCAGGCGCAGGTCAAGGACGTCCGGGAGGCGCAGCGGAACGACCCGAGGGCGGCTCAGACGATCGCGGGCAGCGGCCGGCTGAGCCAGGACACACTGATCCGGATGATCCAGTTCCGGGTGATCGAGCGGGCCGGCGAGGACAACGGGATCAACCCCACCCGCCGTGAGGTGCAGCGCGCCCGCGCCGCCGCCGAGGCGCAGAGCGGCGGGGCCGCCGCCCTGCGCGCCCTGTACCTCCAGCAGGGCATCGCCCCCGGCCAGATCGACGAGGCCGTCCGGATGGACCTCACGCGCAACGCCCTGCTGCGCAAGCTCGGCACCGCCAAGGTCAACGAGGTGTTCACCCGCACCTCCAAGGCCCTCGACATCCGCGTGAACCCCCGCTACGGAAAGTGGGACAACACCCAGGGCACCGCCGTCCTCGCCAAGGAGGCCTGGCTGCGCACCTCCGGCGACACCCCGGAGCAGGCGTAA
- a CDS encoding serine/threonine-protein kinase translates to MNGRVIADRYELATLLGQGGMGQVWTAYDRRLDRRVAVKLLRADRMAGPGSDGGGADAVDELRRRFVRECRVTAQVDHRGLVTVHDAGSDDEDLYLVMSHVEGADLADHLAEHDPYPWPWAVCVAAQLCAVLSAVHAVPIVHRDLKPRNVMVRPDGAVTVLDLGVAAVLDADTTRLTHTGSPIGSPAYMAPEQAMGGTVGPYTDLYALGVLLHELLVGSVPFSGSTALGVLHRHLYEPPVPVRRIRPEVPEALETLVLRLLAKDPQARPADAQEVYRALAPLLPRPDHGTGPATGPMDPTRPFARPHAPWPDRPERPGFASAVPVPPPRPADAAGRPDLAAAVEEVKRLLDQGRITQAVDILGAVLPAAAAEHGERSAVVRSLRRQYAATLMDDGQYRRALPELRRLAEEYAAEAGPQAPRQSLQFRYEAAQCLEQLGESAAALHEYRGLLPYFEQYAAADPAQPLDVRRRIGHLLLSLGDRPAAHDTLVRLLHDAERLHGPHHPFPEEVRRTLEWLGQVRG, encoded by the coding sequence TTGAACGGACGCGTCATCGCCGACCGCTATGAGCTGGCCACCCTCCTCGGCCAGGGCGGTATGGGCCAGGTGTGGACCGCGTACGACCGCAGACTGGACCGCCGGGTCGCCGTCAAGCTGCTGCGCGCCGACCGGATGGCGGGCCCCGGTTCCGACGGCGGCGGGGCGGACGCCGTGGACGAGTTGCGCCGCCGCTTCGTCCGGGAGTGCCGCGTCACCGCGCAGGTCGACCACCGCGGTCTGGTCACCGTGCACGACGCGGGCAGTGACGATGAGGACCTCTACCTCGTCATGAGCCATGTCGAGGGCGCCGATCTCGCCGACCACCTTGCCGAGCACGACCCCTACCCGTGGCCCTGGGCGGTCTGCGTCGCCGCCCAGCTGTGCGCGGTGCTCTCCGCCGTGCACGCGGTGCCGATCGTCCACCGCGACCTCAAACCGCGGAACGTGATGGTCCGCCCCGATGGCGCGGTGACCGTCCTCGACCTCGGCGTCGCCGCCGTCCTGGACGCCGACACCACCCGTCTCACCCACACCGGGTCGCCCATCGGCAGCCCCGCCTATATGGCGCCCGAACAGGCCATGGGCGGCACCGTCGGTCCGTACACCGATCTGTACGCGCTGGGCGTGCTGCTGCATGAACTCCTCGTCGGCAGCGTGCCCTTCTCCGGTTCCACCGCCCTCGGCGTCCTCCACCGCCATCTCTACGAGCCCCCGGTCCCGGTGCGGCGGATCCGCCCCGAGGTGCCAGAGGCGCTGGAGACGCTGGTGCTGCGGCTGCTCGCCAAGGACCCGCAGGCCCGGCCCGCCGATGCCCAGGAGGTCTACCGGGCGCTGGCACCGCTGCTGCCCCGGCCGGACCACGGCACCGGCCCGGCCACCGGGCCGATGGACCCCACGCGCCCCTTCGCGCGCCCGCACGCGCCCTGGCCGGACCGCCCGGAGCGCCCCGGGTTCGCCTCCGCCGTCCCCGTACCGCCGCCGCGTCCCGCGGACGCGGCCGGGCGGCCGGATCTCGCCGCGGCCGTGGAGGAGGTCAAGCGCCTGCTCGACCAGGGCCGGATCACCCAGGCCGTGGACATCCTCGGGGCCGTCCTCCCGGCCGCCGCCGCCGAGCACGGCGAGCGCTCCGCCGTCGTACGGTCGTTGCGCAGGCAGTACGCCGCGACGCTGATGGACGACGGGCAGTACCGCCGCGCCTTGCCCGAACTGCGCCGGCTGGCCGAGGAGTACGCCGCCGAGGCGGGACCGCAGGCCCCGCGCCAGTCGCTGCAGTTCCGCTACGAGGCCGCCCAGTGCCTGGAGCAGCTGGGCGAATCGGCCGCCGCGCTCCATGAATACCGCGGTCTGCTGCCCTACTTCGAGCAGTACGCCGCCGCCGACCCCGCCCAGCCCCTGGACGTCCGCCGCCGCATCGGCCATCTGCTGCTGTCCTTGGGCGACCGCCCGGCGGCCCATGACACCCTCGTCCGCCTCCTGCATGACGCGGAGCGGCTGCACGGACCGCACCACCCCTTCCCCGAGGAGGTCCGGCGGACGCTGGAGTGGCTGGGCCAGGTGCGCGGCTGA
- a CDS encoding N-6 DNA methylase, translated as MPDNAAEVTAAGIARLAGVGRAAVSNWRRRHADFPKPVGGTETSPTFALGDIERWLRAQGKLAEVPLRERVWQLLTGHPAGGAAALCQVGAVLLLVRDRPAVWRRLSEGADEQLAEMLPVALAPALTARLGETHPVCLPDPAGLGPTVPLLRGAAELAAELGPREAYEFLLGRHLDANPRQYTLTPPGPAALMAALAGLTPGQGAAAAPGGKGASGGRGAPDAPAAGAGTAGSVLDPASGTGGLLGAAGAAASVYAQERDPGLAALTALRLALGTDARARVAGGDSLRADAFPGTAVDAVVCHPPFNERNWGHDELAYDPRWEYGFPARTESELAWVQHALAHVRDGGTAVLLMPPAAASRRSGRRIRADLLRRGALRAVVALPAGAAPPYGIPLHLWVLRRPGAGQPPAPHVLLVDAAAAVAAPAEGPTAPGAATLGPAAQGAAVPPSGRGKLPWQTVRTTVLDAWHAFDREGAAPERPGVCRVLPVIELLDDDVDLAPARHLPPPAAGGGIAELAAVRDRLTATLTRTAELTPAAPVRPRAEQTAADRRPMTTVGELARAGALVLKSGTTAAGGSLPVLTEQDVLAATGPSGSAGEGAEGEEPVLTEPGDVVVPLIGGGTVARVVDESTAGAALGRNLSLLRPDPDALDPWFLAGYLRGSANQRQASSYASTATRLDVRRLRLPRLPLAEQRRYGERYRTLASFEESLRHAARLGEQLVRGLYDGLADGTVEPH; from the coding sequence GTGCCGGACAACGCAGCAGAGGTGACCGCCGCGGGCATCGCCCGGCTCGCCGGGGTGGGCCGCGCCGCCGTCAGCAACTGGCGCCGCCGCCACGCCGACTTCCCCAAGCCGGTGGGCGGCACCGAGACCAGCCCGACCTTCGCGCTCGGCGACATCGAGCGCTGGCTGCGCGCCCAGGGCAAGCTCGCCGAGGTCCCGCTGCGCGAACGCGTCTGGCAGCTGCTCACCGGGCATCCAGCGGGCGGCGCGGCCGCGCTGTGCCAGGTCGGAGCCGTCCTCCTGCTGGTCAGGGACCGGCCCGCGGTCTGGCGGCGGCTGAGCGAGGGTGCCGATGAGCAGCTGGCCGAAATGCTGCCCGTCGCCCTCGCCCCGGCCCTGACCGCACGGCTCGGCGAGACCCACCCGGTGTGCCTCCCGGACCCGGCCGGGCTCGGCCCCACGGTGCCGCTGCTGCGCGGCGCGGCGGAGCTCGCCGCGGAACTCGGCCCGCGCGAGGCGTACGAATTCCTGCTGGGCCGCCATCTGGACGCCAACCCCCGGCAGTACACCCTCACCCCGCCGGGCCCCGCCGCCCTGATGGCCGCACTGGCGGGCCTCACTCCGGGGCAAGGGGCGGCCGCGGCCCCTGGCGGGAAGGGGGCGTCCGGCGGACGCGGCGCGCCGGACGCGCCGGCTGCCGGTGCGGGCACCGCCGGTTCCGTGCTCGATCCCGCTTCGGGGACGGGGGGGCTGCTGGGGGCCGCGGGGGCGGCGGCGAGCGTGTACGCACAGGAGCGGGACCCCGGCCTCGCCGCGCTCACCGCGCTGCGGCTCGCGCTGGGCACCGACGCCCGTGCGCGGGTGGCCGGGGGAGACAGTCTGCGGGCCGACGCCTTCCCGGGGACGGCCGTCGACGCCGTCGTCTGCCATCCGCCGTTCAACGAGCGCAACTGGGGCCATGACGAACTCGCCTACGACCCGCGCTGGGAGTACGGCTTCCCCGCCCGGACCGAGTCCGAGCTGGCCTGGGTCCAGCACGCCCTGGCCCATGTGCGGGACGGCGGCACCGCCGTTCTGCTGATGCCCCCCGCCGCCGCCTCCCGCCGCTCCGGCCGCCGTATCCGCGCCGATCTGCTGCGGCGCGGCGCGCTGCGGGCCGTCGTGGCGCTGCCTGCCGGGGCGGCGCCGCCGTACGGTATCCCGCTGCACCTGTGGGTGCTGCGGCGCCCCGGGGCCGGACAGCCCCCGGCCCCGCACGTCCTGCTCGTCGACGCCGCGGCGGCGGTCGCGGCCCCGGCCGAGGGCCCCACCGCGCCCGGCGCCGCCACGCTGGGTCCCGCCGCGCAAGGTGCCGCCGTCCCCCCGTCCGGCCGCGGCAAACTGCCCTGGCAGACCGTGCGGACCACCGTCCTGGACGCCTGGCACGCCTTCGACCGCGAGGGCGCCGCCCCCGAACGGCCCGGAGTGTGCCGCGTCCTGCCGGTCATCGAACTCCTCGACGACGACGTGGACCTGGCCCCGGCCCGCCATCTCCCGCCGCCCGCCGCGGGCGGCGGGATCGCCGAACTCGCCGCCGTACGGGACCGGCTCACCGCCACCCTGACCCGCACCGCCGAGCTCACCCCCGCCGCGCCCGTCCGGCCCCGCGCCGAGCAGACCGCCGCCGACCGCCGGCCGATGACCACGGTCGGCGAACTCGCCCGCGCGGGCGCCCTCGTGCTCAAGAGCGGTACGACGGCGGCGGGCGGCTCCCTCCCCGTCCTCACCGAACAGGACGTACTGGCCGCGACCGGCCCCAGCGGCTCCGCCGGAGAGGGGGCCGAGGGGGAGGAGCCCGTGCTGACCGAGCCCGGCGATGTGGTCGTCCCGCTGATCGGCGGCGGCACCGTCGCCCGGGTCGTGGACGAGTCCACCGCCGGGGCCGCGCTGGGGCGCAATCTGAGCCTGCTGCGGCCCGACCCCGATGCGCTCGACCCCTGGTTCCTGGCCGGATATCTGCGGGGCAGCGCCAACCAGCGGCAGGCCAGCAGCTACGCCTCCACCGCCACCCGGCTCGACGTCCGGCGGCTGCGGCTGCCCCGGCTGCCCCTCGCCGAGCAGCGGCGCTACGGGGAGCGCTACCGCACCCTGGCCTCCTTCGAGGAGTCCCTGCGGCACGCGGCCCGGCTGGGCGAGCAGCTGGTGCGGGGACTGTACGACGGGCTCGCGGACGGCACCGTCGAGCCCCATTGA
- a CDS encoding HNH endonuclease family protein, giving the protein MPVRGSAALLAALLAVGGCAAGDQEGDKGGGGGGATVSGSALSAVSSLTVKGRAPKTGYERDEFGSSWVDTDDNGCGTREDILKRDLTDVKFRDGHCLVASGTLTDDPYTGRSVRFVRGRSKVDIDHVVALSDAWQKGAQKWDRDKRVAFANDPLNLIAVDASANRRKGDGDAATWLPPNTAYRCDYVAHQVAVKKAYGLWVTSAEKDAMRRVLRGCPTTKLPARSGGR; this is encoded by the coding sequence ATACCGGTGCGGGGTTCCGCGGCGTTGCTGGCCGCGCTGCTGGCGGTCGGCGGCTGCGCGGCCGGTGACCAGGAGGGGGACAAAGGCGGGGGCGGTGGCGGGGCCACGGTGTCCGGATCGGCCCTGTCGGCTGTGTCCTCTCTCACAGTCAAGGGGCGTGCGCCGAAGACCGGTTATGAGCGCGACGAGTTCGGCAGCTCCTGGGTGGACACCGACGACAACGGCTGCGGGACCCGCGAGGACATCCTCAAGCGGGATCTGACGGACGTGAAGTTCCGCGACGGCCACTGCCTGGTCGCCTCGGGCACGCTCACCGACGACCCGTACACCGGCCGCTCCGTGCGGTTCGTGCGGGGCCGCAGCAAGGTGGACATCGACCATGTGGTCGCGCTGTCGGACGCCTGGCAGAAGGGCGCCCAGAAGTGGGACCGGGACAAGCGCGTGGCGTTCGCCAACGATCCGCTCAACCTGATCGCCGTGGACGCCTCCGCCAACCGCCGTAAGGGAGACGGCGACGCGGCGACCTGGCTGCCGCCCAACACGGCGTACCGCTGTGACTATGTGGCGCATCAGGTGGCGGTGAAGAAGGCGTACGGGCTGTGGGTGACCTCGGCCGAGAAGGACGCGATGCGGCGGGTGCTGCGCGGCTGCCCCACGACGAAGCTGCCCGCGCGCTCGGGCGGGCGTTAG
- a CDS encoding DUF2079 domain-containing protein has product MDTAATAPPGTGAEGATAVTTGRTRPLTRAAALRHPRADPYWLALALFAAFTALSVCRYRRMATMSWDLGIFEQAIRAYAHFQAPIADLKGPGANILGDHFSPITALLGPVYRLFPGPVTLLVAQAALFAVSAVPVTRVAARLLGRGRGLAIGIAYGVSWGIQRAVDFDFHEICFAVPLIAFSLEAVIRRRWYAAMLWAVPLAFVKEDMGATVAAIGAVIWLRARRDGERGPRVAPLAVALMGFGVLVSALALGVVIPGFNGAGSYDYWDKVGSGGPQTGTIPFGTALRTLLWILLPTTGLLALRSPLLLAAVPTLGWRFVSHDDHYWGTDWHYSAVLMPIVLLALVDALDRSRDSARPWLASYARQLPAAVCGAALALSSAMPLYELTRSATYEKPAQVGAVERLLDRIPDGATVEANVGPISRLTSRCRVLWVGATQGIQPDYIALQEPPERTARQVVEYAGQLHPGTRYTAIGSTSGYFVLKRG; this is encoded by the coding sequence ATGGACACGGCCGCAACCGCTCCGCCCGGCACCGGCGCCGAGGGGGCGACCGCCGTCACCACGGGACGTACCCGGCCGCTCACCCGGGCGGCCGCGCTGCGGCACCCGAGGGCCGACCCGTACTGGCTGGCCCTCGCCCTCTTCGCCGCCTTCACGGCGCTGTCGGTCTGCCGCTACCGCCGCATGGCCACCATGTCCTGGGACCTGGGCATCTTCGAACAGGCGATACGGGCGTACGCGCACTTCCAGGCCCCCATAGCCGACCTCAAGGGCCCCGGCGCCAATATCCTCGGCGACCACTTCAGCCCCATCACGGCGCTGCTCGGACCCGTCTACCGGCTCTTCCCCGGCCCCGTCACCCTGCTGGTCGCGCAGGCGGCGCTGTTCGCCGTCTCCGCCGTCCCCGTCACCCGCGTCGCCGCCCGGCTGCTGGGGCGCGGCCGGGGGCTCGCGATCGGCATCGCCTACGGGGTGTCCTGGGGCATCCAGCGCGCCGTGGACTTCGACTTCCACGAGATCTGCTTCGCCGTCCCGCTCATCGCCTTCTCCCTGGAGGCGGTGATCCGCCGGCGCTGGTACGCGGCGATGCTGTGGGCCGTCCCGCTGGCCTTCGTCAAGGAGGACATGGGCGCCACGGTGGCCGCGATCGGCGCCGTCATCTGGCTCCGCGCCCGGCGCGACGGCGAGCGCGGGCCCCGTGTCGCCCCGCTCGCCGTCGCGCTGATGGGCTTCGGCGTCCTGGTCTCGGCGCTCGCGCTCGGCGTGGTCATCCCCGGCTTCAACGGCGCCGGTTCGTACGACTACTGGGACAAGGTCGGCAGCGGCGGCCCGCAGACCGGCACGATCCCGTTCGGCACCGCGCTGCGCACCCTGCTGTGGATCCTGCTGCCGACCACCGGTCTGCTGGCGCTGCGCTCCCCGCTGCTGCTGGCCGCCGTGCCCACCCTCGGCTGGCGCTTCGTCTCCCACGACGACCACTACTGGGGCACGGACTGGCACTACAGCGCGGTGCTGATGCCGATCGTCCTGCTGGCCCTGGTGGACGCCCTGGACCGCAGCCGGGACTCCGCCCGGCCCTGGCTCGCCTCCTACGCCCGCCAGCTGCCCGCCGCGGTGTGCGGCGCGGCCCTGGCGCTGTCGTCCGCCATGCCCCTGTACGAGCTCACCAGGAGCGCCACCTACGAGAAACCGGCGCAGGTCGGTGCGGTGGAGCGGCTGCTGGACCGGATTCCGGACGGGGCGACGGTGGAGGCCAACGTCGGGCCGATAAGCCGGCTCACCAGCCGCTGCCGGGTGCTGTGGGTCGGCGCCACCCAGGGCATACAGCCGGACTACATAGCCCTTCAGGAGCCGCCCGAGCGCACCGCGCGGCAGGTGGTGGAGTACGCCGGACAGCTCCACCCGGGCACGCGGTACACGGCCATCGGCTCCACGTCCGGCTATTTCGTCCTCAAGCGGGGCTGA
- a CDS encoding VOC family protein codes for MPEVTSYQPGTPCWIDLMVPDQRAALDFYSGLFGWEEAAGPPVTGGYVMCTLKGKPVAGVMSAESVGEEAPPPTVWTTYFCSADAQATSEAVSRAGGTVLLPVMDVTDLGRMLVATDPLGTVFGVWQPLAFPGAGLVNEVSTLVWNELNTTDREAASAFYAEALGLESVPMEGAEDYFALSVNGRTVGGLQPLRAGMPPEVPPHWLVYFAVGDVDRSSAKLSAAGGTVLRPPYDMVAGRMSVVRDPQGASFALIAPKPMR; via the coding sequence ATGCCCGAAGTCACGTCCTATCAGCCCGGAACACCCTGCTGGATCGATCTGATGGTCCCCGACCAGCGGGCCGCCCTGGACTTCTACTCCGGGCTGTTCGGCTGGGAGGAGGCGGCCGGTCCGCCGGTGACCGGCGGCTATGTGATGTGCACCCTGAAGGGCAAGCCGGTCGCCGGGGTCATGTCCGCGGAGTCGGTGGGCGAGGAGGCCCCGCCGCCGACCGTCTGGACCACCTACTTCTGCTCCGCCGACGCCCAGGCCACCTCCGAGGCCGTCAGCCGGGCCGGCGGCACCGTGCTGCTGCCGGTCATGGACGTGACGGACCTCGGGCGGATGCTGGTGGCGACCGACCCGCTGGGGACCGTCTTCGGCGTCTGGCAGCCGCTCGCCTTCCCTGGCGCGGGCCTGGTCAACGAGGTCTCCACGCTGGTCTGGAACGAGCTCAACACCACCGACCGGGAGGCCGCCTCGGCGTTCTACGCCGAGGCGCTGGGCCTGGAGTCGGTCCCGATGGAGGGCGCCGAGGACTACTTCGCGCTGTCCGTCAACGGCCGCACGGTCGGCGGGCTCCAGCCGCTGCGCGCGGGGATGCCGCCGGAGGTGCCCCCGCACTGGCTGGTCTACTTCGCCGTCGGGGACGTCGACCGGTCCTCGGCCAAGCTGTCCGCGGCGGGCGGCACGGTGCTGCGCCCGCCGTACGACATGGTGGCGGGCCGGATGTCCGTGGTGCGGGATCCGCAGGGCGCGTCCTTCGCCCTCATCGCCCCCAAGCCGATGCGCTGA
- a CDS encoding L,D-transpeptidase: MTDGKRRKALVAAAAVLSGVLTLAACGGNDDGGDDAKNDGNKSQSQVDEAAAKDASDAHIKITPKAGATNAGINSDTKVTVSDGKLTSVTMTSAATGNTVAGTISADKTSWKPDGQLERATQYKITASAEDSQGRKATENSSFTTVSPANSFIGNFTPEDGSTVGVGMPVSIRFDKAVTNKKDVESHIKVTSSSGQQVVGHWFGANRLDLRPQEYWKPNSTVSLKLDLDGVEASSGVKGVQEKTVTFKIGHSQVSTVDAEAKTMKVVRDGKLLKTINISAGSPENTTYNGQMVISEKFKETRMNGATVGFTDDDGKGEYDIKDVPHAMRLSTSGTFIHGNYWGAKSIFGNVNTSHGCVGLSDTKGANDPNTDGAWFYNNSQIGDVVVVKNSKDKTIQPDNGLNGWNMDWDQWVAGSAVGA, from the coding sequence ATGACGGACGGCAAACGCCGTAAGGCACTGGTGGCCGCGGCCGCCGTGCTCAGCGGCGTACTCACCCTCGCCGCGTGCGGCGGGAACGACGACGGCGGCGACGACGCCAAGAACGACGGGAACAAGTCGCAGTCGCAGGTCGACGAGGCGGCTGCCAAGGACGCGTCGGACGCCCACATCAAGATCACGCCGAAGGCCGGTGCGACGAACGCGGGCATCAACAGTGACACCAAGGTCACGGTCAGCGACGGCAAGCTCACCTCCGTCACGATGACGTCCGCGGCGACCGGCAACACCGTGGCCGGGACCATATCGGCCGACAAGACGTCCTGGAAGCCGGACGGCCAGCTGGAGCGGGCCACCCAGTACAAGATCACGGCATCCGCCGAGGACTCCCAGGGCCGTAAGGCGACCGAGAACTCGTCCTTCACCACCGTCTCGCCCGCCAACAGCTTCATCGGCAACTTCACGCCGGAGGACGGCTCCACGGTCGGCGTGGGCATGCCGGTGTCCATCCGGTTCGACAAGGCGGTGACCAACAAGAAGGACGTCGAGTCGCACATCAAGGTCACCTCCAGCAGCGGCCAGCAGGTGGTCGGCCACTGGTTCGGCGCCAACCGGCTCGACCTGCGCCCGCAGGAGTACTGGAAGCCCAACTCGACCGTCTCCCTGAAGCTGGATCTGGACGGCGTCGAGGCGTCGTCCGGCGTCAAGGGTGTCCAGGAGAAGACCGTCACCTTCAAGATCGGTCACTCGCAGGTCTCCACGGTCGACGCCGAGGCCAAGACGATGAAGGTGGTCCGCGACGGCAAGCTGCTCAAGACCATCAACATCTCGGCCGGCAGCCCTGAGAACACGACCTACAACGGTCAGATGGTGATCTCCGAGAAGTTCAAGGAGACCCGGATGAACGGTGCGACGGTCGGTTTCACGGACGACGACGGCAAGGGCGAGTACGACATCAAGGACGTCCCCCACGCGATGCGGCTGTCCACCTCGGGCACCTTCATCCACGGCAACTACTGGGGCGCCAAGTCCATCTTCGGCAACGTCAACACCAGCCACGGCTGTGTGGGCCTGTCGGACACCAAGGGGGCCAACGACCCCAACACGGACGGCGCCTGGTTCTACAACAACTCCCAGATCGGCGACGTCGTCGTCGTGAAGAACTCCAAGGACAAGACCATCCAGCCGGACAACGGCCTCAACGGATGGAACATGGACTGGGACCAGTGGGTGGCCGGAAGCGCCGTCGGCGCCTGA
- the hutH gene encoding histidine ammonia-lyase, whose product MDMHSVVVGTSGTTADDVIAVARGAARVEVSSAALAAVAAARQVIDDLAAKPEPVYGVSTGFGALAVRHISPELRAQLQRNIVRSHAAGMGARVEREVVRALMFLRLKTLASGRTGVRPVVIETMAALLNAQITPVVHEYGSLGCSGDLAPLSHCALALMGEGEAEGPDGVVRPAAELLAEHGIEPVELREKEGLALLNGTDGMLGMLIMACADLARLFTVADVTAALSLEALLGTDRVLAPELHAIRPHPGQAASAANMLRVLEGSGLTGHHQDEAPRVQDAYSVRCAPQVAGAGRDTLAHARLVADRELAAAVDNPVVLPDGRVESNGNFHGAPVAYVLDFLAVAAADLASIAERRTDRLLDKNRSHGLPPFLAGDPGVDSGLMIAQYTQAALVSEMKRLAVPASVDSIPSSAMQEDHVSMGWSAARKLRTAVDNLTRVLAVELVAATRAIELRTGLEPAPASRAVLAAARRAGVGGPGEDRYLAPDLAAADAFVRSGKLIEAVESVTGHLV is encoded by the coding sequence ATGGATATGCACTCTGTGGTGGTGGGAACGTCCGGGACGACCGCCGACGATGTCATCGCCGTGGCGCGCGGCGCCGCGCGGGTCGAGGTCTCCTCGGCGGCGCTGGCGGCCGTCGCGGCGGCGCGGCAGGTGATCGACGACCTCGCGGCCAAGCCCGAGCCCGTCTACGGCGTCTCCACCGGTTTCGGCGCGCTGGCCGTGCGCCACATCAGTCCTGAGCTGCGCGCCCAGCTACAGCGCAACATCGTCCGCTCGCACGCCGCCGGCATGGGCGCTCGGGTCGAGCGCGAGGTGGTGCGGGCGCTGATGTTCCTGCGGCTGAAGACGCTCGCGTCCGGCCGCACCGGCGTCCGGCCCGTGGTGATCGAGACGATGGCCGCGCTGCTCAACGCGCAGATCACCCCCGTGGTCCACGAGTACGGCTCACTGGGCTGCTCCGGGGACCTGGCGCCGCTGTCCCACTGCGCGCTGGCCCTGATGGGCGAGGGCGAGGCCGAGGGGCCCGACGGGGTGGTGCGGCCGGCCGCCGAGCTGCTGGCCGAGCACGGGATCGAGCCGGTGGAGCTGCGCGAGAAGGAGGGGCTGGCGCTGCTCAACGGCACCGACGGGATGCTCGGCATGCTGATCATGGCCTGTGCCGATCTCGCCCGGCTGTTCACCGTCGCCGATGTGACCGCCGCCCTGTCGCTGGAGGCGCTGCTGGGCACCGACCGGGTGCTCGCGCCCGAGTTGCACGCCATCCGCCCCCATCCGGGGCAGGCCGCCAGCGCCGCGAACATGCTGCGGGTGCTGGAGGGTTCGGGGCTCACCGGGCACCACCAGGACGAGGCGCCGCGCGTCCAGGACGCGTACTCGGTCCGGTGCGCCCCCCAGGTCGCGGGCGCCGGCCGGGACACCCTCGCCCACGCCCGGCTGGTCGCGGACCGGGAACTGGCCGCCGCCGTGGACAACCCGGTGGTGCTGCCGGACGGTCGGGTGGAGTCCAACGGCAACTTCCACGGCGCGCCCGTGGCGTATGTCCTGGACTTCCTGGCCGTCGCGGCGGCCGACCTCGCCTCGATCGCCGAACGCCGCACCGACCGGCTGCTGGACAAGAACCGCTCCCACGGCCTGCCGCCCTTCCTGGCGGGTGACCCGGGCGTGGACTCGGGGCTGATGATCGCCCAGTACACCCAGGCGGCCCTGGTGAGCGAGATGAAGCGGCTGGCGGTGCCCGCCTCGGTCGACTCCATCCCGTCCTCCGCGATGCAGGAGGACCATGTCTCGATGGGCTGGTCGGCGGCGCGCAAGCTGCGCACCGCGGTGGACAACCTGACCCGCGTGCTGGCCGTCGAACTGGTCGCCGCCACCCGGGCCATCGAGCTGCGCACCGGGCTGGAGCCCGCACCCGCGAGCCGGGCGGTGCTGGCGGCGGCGCGCCGGGCGGGCGTCGGCGGGCCGGGGGAGGACCGCTATCTGGCGCCGGACCTGGCGGCGGCGGACGCGTTCGTACGATCCGGAAAGCTGATCGAGGCCGTGGAGTCGGTGACGGGCCACCTGGTCTGA